Proteins encoded by one window of Roseibium sp. Sym1:
- the ntrX gene encoding nitrogen assimilation response regulator NtrX → MAHDILVVDDETDIREMIAGILDDDGYGTRTAHDSDSAIAAVKERKPSLVILDIWLMGSRLDGLALLDLFKETDPDLPVVIISGHGNIETAVSAIKRGAYDYIEKPFKADRLIHIVERALEASSLKREIRDLKQRSGESNEIIGNSSAAHNLRQTIQKIAGTNSRILIVGPSGAGKEQAARMIHDSSPRAKSPFVVLNAATITPARMEEELFGIEDENGNLRKVGALEEAHGGTLYLDEVADMPAETQGKILRVLVEQSFSRVGGTQKVQVDIRILSSTSKNLEEHIASGLFRQDLYHRLSVVPLRVPGLAERREDIPVLVHHFMDYISAASGIPLRPIGDDAMAVLQTHDWPGNVRQLRNNVERLMILSRGEPDSTITADLLPAEIGETLPNLPTSGTGEHLMSVPLREAREIFEREYLQAQIKRFDGNISRTAEFVGMERSALHRKLKTLGMT, encoded by the coding sequence ATGGCGCATGATATTCTAGTCGTTGACGACGAAACAGACATTCGCGAGATGATCGCCGGCATCCTGGACGATGACGGCTACGGAACGCGCACCGCGCATGATTCCGACAGCGCCATCGCCGCCGTCAAGGAGCGCAAGCCTTCGCTGGTCATCCTGGACATCTGGCTGATGGGCAGCCGGTTGGACGGACTTGCGCTGCTCGACTTGTTCAAGGAGACGGATCCGGACTTGCCGGTGGTGATCATATCCGGCCACGGCAACATCGAGACGGCCGTTTCCGCGATCAAGCGCGGCGCCTACGACTATATCGAGAAACCGTTCAAGGCGGACCGGCTGATCCATATCGTCGAGCGCGCGCTGGAAGCCTCGAGCCTGAAGCGCGAGATCCGTGACCTGAAGCAGCGCAGTGGTGAAAGCAACGAGATCATCGGCAATTCGTCCGCCGCGCATAACCTGCGCCAGACCATTCAGAAAATTGCGGGCACCAACAGCCGTATCCTGATCGTCGGACCGTCCGGTGCCGGCAAGGAACAGGCCGCGCGCATGATCCATGACAGCTCACCGCGGGCAAAAAGCCCGTTCGTCGTGTTGAATGCCGCCACCATCACGCCCGCGCGCATGGAAGAAGAGCTGTTCGGCATCGAGGATGAAAACGGCAACCTGAGAAAGGTCGGCGCTCTGGAGGAAGCCCATGGCGGCACGCTCTATCTCGACGAGGTCGCCGACATGCCGGCCGAGACCCAGGGCAAGATCCTGCGAGTGCTGGTCGAGCAGAGCTTTTCGCGCGTGGGCGGCACCCAGAAGGTGCAAGTCGATATCCGGATCCTGTCCTCGACCTCCAAGAACCTGGAAGAGCATATTGCCTCGGGTCTTTTCCGGCAGGATCTGTATCACCGGTTGAGCGTGGTGCCGCTGCGTGTGCCCGGCCTTGCCGAGCGCCGCGAGGACATTCCGGTTCTGGTGCATCATTTCATGGACTACATCTCCGCGGCGTCGGGTATTCCGCTCAGGCCTATCGGAGATGACGCCATGGCGGTTCTGCAGACCCACGACTGGCCCGGCAACGTGCGCCAGTTGCGCAACAATGTGGAGCGATTGATGATCCTGAGCCGGGGCGAACCCGACAGCACGATCACGGCGGACTTGCTGCCGGCGGAAATCGGCGAGACGCTTCCCAACCTGCCGACGTCCGGGACCGGAGAGCATCTGATGTCGGTTCCCTTGCGCGAGGCGCGGGAGATTTTCGAGCGTGAATATCTTCAGGCGCAGATCAAGAGATTTGACGGCAACATCTCGCGCACGGCGGAATTTGTCGGTATGGAACGTTCCGCGCTTCACCGGAAGCTGAAAACCCTGGGCATGACCTGA
- the trkA gene encoding Trk system potassium transporter TrkA: MKIVICGAGQVGYGIAERLAAEQNDVSVIDSSPQLINAIGDQLDVRGFVGHGAHPDILAQAGAEEADMIVAVTLYDEVNMVACQVAHSLFNVPTKVARIRAQSYLQGRWRNLFSRDNMPIDVIISPEIEVGEMVLRRLALPGAVETVRFADDQVVVVGIICEEDCPVVDTPLRQLTELFPDLGAVVVGLYRNNRLFVPKSSDSILTGDLAYVVARRDQVRRTLSIFGHEEPEAAKVVIAGGGNIGLYVAKALEQRQSGTKIKLIEASRERAMAVADDLKRSVILHGSALDQTILSEADAGDADTMVALTNEDEVNILSSVMAKKLGCKRSLSLLNNPSYPAFANALGIDAFINPRAVTISRILQHVRRGRIRGVHSLQNGAAEIVEAEALDTSPLVGKPLRVIDLPSGIRVGAVFRGGKVLTPDGDLQIQAQDRIVIFAVANRVRQVEQMFRVSLDFF, encoded by the coding sequence ATGAAAATCGTGATTTGCGGCGCGGGGCAGGTCGGATACGGCATCGCGGAGCGTCTGGCTGCTGAACAGAACGATGTCTCGGTGATCGATTCCTCGCCGCAGCTGATCAACGCGATCGGTGACCAGCTCGACGTGCGCGGCTTTGTCGGCCACGGTGCGCATCCGGACATCCTGGCGCAGGCCGGTGCCGAGGAAGCGGACATGATCGTGGCGGTGACGCTCTACGACGAGGTCAACATGGTGGCCTGCCAGGTTGCCCATTCGCTGTTCAACGTCCCGACAAAGGTCGCCCGCATCCGTGCACAGTCGTATCTGCAGGGGCGCTGGCGCAACCTGTTTTCCCGCGACAACATGCCGATCGACGTGATCATCTCGCCGGAGATCGAGGTCGGCGAGATGGTTCTGCGGCGCCTTGCTCTGCCCGGCGCCGTCGAAACCGTCCGCTTTGCCGACGACCAGGTGGTCGTGGTCGGCATCATCTGCGAGGAAGACTGTCCGGTGGTCGACACGCCCTTGCGCCAGCTGACGGAACTCTTTCCCGATCTGGGTGCGGTCGTTGTCGGTCTCTACCGCAACAATCGCCTGTTCGTGCCCAAGAGCAGCGATTCCATCCTGACCGGTGACCTTGCTTATGTGGTTGCGCGCCGGGATCAGGTGCGGCGCACGTTGAGCATCTTCGGTCACGAGGAACCCGAGGCCGCCAAGGTCGTGATCGCCGGCGGCGGCAATATCGGTCTCTATGTCGCCAAGGCCCTCGAGCAACGTCAGTCGGGCACGAAGATCAAGCTGATCGAAGCCTCGCGCGAACGGGCCATGGCCGTTGCCGACGACCTCAAACGCTCGGTTATCCTGCACGGCAGTGCTCTCGACCAGACCATTTTGAGCGAAGCCGATGCCGGTGACGCCGACACGATGGTGGCGCTGACCAACGAGGATGAGGTCAATATCCTGTCCTCCGTCATGGCCAAGAAGCTCGGCTGCAAGCGCTCGCTGTCGCTTCTGAACAATCCGAGTTATCCCGCCTTCGCGAACGCGCTCGGCATCGACGCCTTCATAAATCCGCGCGCGGTGACGATCTCGCGGATCCTGCAGCATGTGCGGCGCGGGCGGATCAGGGGCGTGCATTCCCTGCAAAACGGTGCGGCGGAGATCGTCGAGGCCGAAGCGCTGGACACATCCCCCCTGGTCGGCAAGCCGTTGCGGGTGATTGATCTTCCGTCCGGAATTCGCGTTGGCGCGGTTTTTCGGGGCGGCAAGGTCCTCACCCCCGACGGTGATCTGCAGATCCAGGCTCAGGACAGGATCGTGATCTTTGCGGTTGCGAACCGGGTCCGCCAGGTTGAGCAGATGTTCCGCGTCAGCCTTGACTTCTTTTAA
- a CDS encoding D-amino-acid transaminase, which produces MSRIAYVNGQYVRHADAAVHVEDRGYQFADGVYEVCEVWQGNIVDAPRHLDRLGRSLSELRIDWPMTRSAVDFVLHQVVRRNRVRNGLVYIQVTRGVSKRDHFFPPEEVAPSIVVTARSTNPAAAAAQAAQGIAVVSYPENRWPRVDIKTVALLPNVLAKQNAKEHGGKEAWYVDADGFVTEGGSTNAWIVTKDGAVVTRPADSGILRGITRAVVLDIIQKEGLTFEERPFSLEEAFDAKEAFVTAATSVVMPVTRVDGKMIGNGHPGSVATRLRELFHTATDLQAV; this is translated from the coding sequence ATGAGCCGGATTGCCTATGTCAACGGTCAGTATGTACGTCACGCGGATGCCGCGGTGCATGTGGAAGACCGGGGCTATCAGTTTGCCGACGGTGTTTACGAGGTTTGCGAAGTCTGGCAAGGCAACATTGTCGATGCCCCGCGGCATCTGGACCGGCTTGGCCGGTCCTTGAGCGAATTGCGCATCGACTGGCCGATGACGCGCAGCGCCGTGGATTTCGTCCTGCATCAGGTTGTCCGTCGAAACCGCGTCCGCAACGGGCTTGTTTATATCCAGGTGACACGCGGTGTTTCCAAGCGCGATCACTTTTTCCCGCCGGAGGAGGTTGCTCCGTCGATCGTCGTCACGGCGCGGTCCACCAATCCAGCCGCGGCAGCTGCCCAGGCCGCCCAGGGCATTGCAGTCGTCAGTTACCCGGAGAACCGCTGGCCGCGGGTTGATATCAAGACCGTCGCACTGCTACCGAATGTGCTGGCCAAGCAGAACGCCAAGGAACATGGCGGCAAGGAAGCCTGGTATGTGGATGCCGACGGCTTCGTTACCGAGGGCGGATCGACCAATGCCTGGATCGTTACCAAGGACGGCGCCGTGGTGACACGGCCGGCCGATAGCGGTATCCTGCGCGGCATCACGCGCGCTGTGGTCCTGGACATTATCCAAAAGGAAGGGCTGACCTTTGAGGAAAGGCCGTTTAGCCTGGAAGAGGCCTTTGACGCGAAGGAAGCTTTTGTCACGGCGGCGACCAGCGTCGTTATGCCGGTGACACGTGTGGACGGCAAAATGATCGGAAACGGGCATCCCGGTTCCGTCGCTACCCGATTGCGCGAACTCTTCCATACTGCTACTGATTTGCAGGCGGTATGA
- the hfq gene encoding RNA chaperone Hfq: MMAERAQNLQDTFLNHVRKQKTPLTIFLINGVKLQGVVTWFDNFCVLLRRDGHSQLVYKHAISTIMPNGPVQLFDQAEENAEKAS, from the coding sequence CTGATGGCTGAGCGCGCACAAAATCTTCAAGACACTTTTCTTAATCACGTTCGCAAACAAAAAACTCCTCTGACGATTTTCCTCATCAATGGTGTGAAATTGCAGGGCGTGGTCACCTGGTTTGACAACTTCTGTGTCCTGCTACGCCGTGACGGGCACTCGCAGCTGGTGTACAAACACGCGATTTCCACGATAATGCCCAATGGTCCTGTTCAACTGTTCGACCAGGCAGAGGAAAACGCTGAAAAGGCAAGCTGA
- the hflX gene encoding GTPase HflX — protein MIIEPVLLTRDAAQSDLRGNRSPEARLEEAIGLSAAINLTILHSGVVKINNPKPATLFGEGKVAELAGIVASEDLDLVVIDHPLSPVQQRNLERRLKTKVIDRTGLILEIFGDRARTKEGRLQVDLAHLTWQKSRLVRSWTHLERQRGGAGFMGGPGETQIEADRRQIQERIIALQKQLEQVRRTRDLHRKKRKKIPQPVVALVGYTNAGKSTLFNRLTESDVFAKDLLFATLDPTLRKVTLPHGREVILSDTVGFISDLPTHLVAAFRATLEEVLEADLILHVRDISHPDTDAQAEDVKKTLTDLGVDALTGAPVVEVWNKIDCLDPAYRDKLLEDAGDEGPIALSALTGEGIDQLSQRIDAFMAQNDDILTVRIPVAEGALLARLYQMAEVLERNDAEDFVTAEVRVTDKQRGPFRETFAAFIDG, from the coding sequence ATGATCATCGAACCGGTCCTGCTGACGCGGGATGCCGCCCAGTCGGACCTGCGCGGCAATCGCAGCCCGGAAGCCCGGCTGGAAGAAGCCATCGGACTGAGCGCCGCGATCAACCTGACCATCCTTCATTCGGGCGTCGTCAAGATCAACAATCCGAAGCCGGCAACGCTGTTCGGCGAGGGCAAGGTTGCGGAACTCGCTGGAATCGTGGCCAGCGAGGATCTCGATCTTGTGGTCATCGATCACCCGCTATCACCCGTGCAACAGCGCAATCTGGAACGGCGCCTGAAAACCAAGGTGATCGACCGGACCGGTCTCATCCTTGAAATCTTTGGTGATCGCGCGCGCACCAAGGAAGGCCGTCTGCAGGTCGATCTCGCGCATCTGACCTGGCAGAAGAGCCGACTGGTGCGGTCCTGGACCCACCTGGAACGCCAGCGCGGCGGCGCCGGTTTCATGGGCGGTCCGGGCGAAACGCAGATCGAGGCCGACCGCCGCCAGATCCAGGAACGCATCATCGCGCTGCAGAAGCAGCTCGAACAGGTGCGCCGGACCCGCGACCTGCACCGCAAGAAACGCAAGAAGATTCCTCAACCTGTCGTCGCCCTGGTCGGCTACACCAACGCCGGCAAGTCGACGCTGTTCAACCGGCTGACCGAATCCGATGTCTTCGCCAAGGACCTTTTGTTCGCGACGCTGGATCCCACCCTGCGCAAAGTGACGCTGCCTCATGGGCGCGAGGTGATCCTGTCCGACACGGTGGGCTTCATCTCTGATCTGCCGACCCATCTCGTTGCCGCCTTCCGGGCAACTTTGGAAGAGGTTCTGGAAGCGGACCTGATCCTGCATGTGCGCGACATTTCCCATCCGGACACGGATGCACAGGCCGAAGACGTCAAGAAGACACTCACCGATCTCGGCGTCGATGCCCTGACGGGAGCGCCTGTTGTCGAGGTCTGGAACAAGATCGACTGCCTCGATCCGGCCTACCGGGACAAGCTTCTCGAGGATGCCGGAGACGAGGGTCCGATTGCCCTTTCGGCATTGACGGGGGAGGGCATCGATCAGCTTTCGCAGCGGATCGATGCCTTCATGGCCCAGAATGACGACATTCTGACCGTGCGTATCCCGGTGGCGGAAGGCGCTTTGCTGGCCAGGCTCTACCAGATGGCGGAAGTGCTGGAACGAAACGATGCGGAGGATTTCGTGACCGCCGAGGTTCGGGTCACGGACAAGCAGCGCGGGCCGTTCCGGGAAACCTTCGCCGCCTTCATCGACGGCTGA
- the mazG gene encoding nucleoside triphosphate pyrophosphohydrolase, whose product MTPSRDISRLIEIMAALRTPVTGCPWDLEQDFATIAPYTLEEAYEVADAIAKNDLVELREELGDLLLQVVYHARMAEEDEHFDFGDVVEAITKKLIRRHPHVFGDENGEKPELVKGIWERIKAEERAEKRAAREALGLVEERKGFLDDVPTAFPALQEADKLQRRASRVGFDWNDARLVLDKIREETHELDEELARGTPDRDRMTDELGDTLFALANLARHLDIDPEEALRRTNRKFRKRFAAIEAHADANGTTLEKMSLDEMEAAWQAAKKR is encoded by the coding sequence ATGACCCCCAGTCGCGACATTTCCCGCCTTATCGAAATCATGGCCGCGCTCAGAACGCCCGTGACCGGTTGTCCCTGGGATCTGGAGCAGGATTTTGCGACCATCGCGCCCTATACGCTTGAAGAGGCCTATGAGGTCGCCGACGCGATTGCCAAGAACGATCTTGTGGAGCTGCGCGAGGAGCTCGGGGACCTTCTGCTGCAGGTGGTCTACCACGCCCGCATGGCCGAGGAGGACGAGCATTTCGATTTCGGCGACGTGGTCGAGGCGATCACGAAGAAGCTGATCCGGCGCCATCCGCATGTCTTCGGCGATGAAAACGGCGAAAAGCCGGAGCTGGTCAAGGGCATCTGGGAACGGATCAAGGCCGAGGAACGCGCCGAAAAGCGCGCCGCCCGTGAAGCCCTCGGTCTTGTGGAGGAACGAAAAGGGTTTCTCGACGACGTGCCGACCGCCTTCCCCGCCCTTCAGGAAGCCGACAAGCTGCAGCGCCGGGCCTCGAGGGTCGGTTTCGACTGGAACGACGCCCGGTTGGTGCTCGACAAGATCCGCGAGGAAACCCATGAACTCGACGAGGAACTTGCCAGGGGCACGCCGGACAGGGACCGCATGACCGACGAACTCGGCGACACGCTGTTCGCACTCGCAAATCTGGCCCGCCATCTCGACATCGACCCGGAAGAGGCCCTGCGCAGGACAAACCGGAAATTCCGCAAGCGCTTTGCCGCCATCGAGGCCCATGCCGATGCAAACGGCACCACACTGGAAAAGATGTCCCTGGACGAGATGGAAGCGGCCTGGCAGGCGGCCAAGAAACGCTGA
- a CDS encoding ABC transporter permease, with protein MSTISASKRRLDMPALLAWFVVAMVVVGLFSPIFGPEYRIMDVPRLALCLVILAIAGVRYELGFMRNLIGDLILGLVTAIAAWLLIATVTNHAGEATLGFWALTAATWAAAWLFVERLAIWKTASPLAQRIVNLAIPAIFGFTLLVLWQLIVTGAGVPKVLLPAPSEIWVRLTTSGPTLWADFQQTFLKAVLAGYIIGCGSAFIVAILVDRVPFLRRGLLPIGNLVSALPIIGVAPIMVMWFGFDWPSKAAVVIIMTFFPMLVNTVSGLAASDAMQRDLMRTYASNYWQTLLKLRLPMAMPFIFNALKINSTLALIGAIVAEFFGTPIVGMGFRISTEVGRMNVDMVWAEIAVAALAGSLFYGLVALLERAVTFWHPSVRG; from the coding sequence ATGAGCACGATATCCGCTTCAAAACGCCGTCTCGACATGCCGGCGCTGCTCGCCTGGTTTGTGGTCGCCATGGTCGTTGTCGGCCTGTTCAGCCCGATCTTCGGGCCGGAATACCGCATCATGGACGTGCCGCGGCTGGCGCTCTGCCTCGTCATTCTGGCGATTGCCGGCGTGCGCTACGAACTCGGTTTCATGCGCAATCTCATCGGCGACCTCATTCTCGGCCTTGTCACCGCAATCGCCGCCTGGCTGCTCATCGCCACCGTCACGAACCATGCCGGCGAGGCAACGCTCGGCTTTTGGGCGCTGACCGCGGCCACCTGGGCGGCTGCCTGGCTGTTCGTCGAGCGGCTCGCAATCTGGAAAACCGCGTCACCGCTTGCCCAGAGGATCGTCAACCTGGCGATCCCGGCCATTTTCGGCTTCACCCTGCTGGTGCTCTGGCAATTGATCGTGACCGGAGCCGGCGTGCCGAAGGTCCTGCTGCCGGCGCCGTCCGAAATCTGGGTTCGGCTGACGACCTCCGGTCCGACGCTCTGGGCGGATTTCCAGCAGACCTTCCTGAAGGCAGTTCTGGCCGGTTACATCATCGGCTGCGGCTCCGCCTTCATCGTCGCGATCCTGGTGGACCGCGTGCCGTTCCTGCGCCGCGGGCTCCTGCCCATCGGCAACCTTGTCTCCGCGCTGCCGATCATCGGCGTCGCCCCGATCATGGTGATGTGGTTCGGCTTCGACTGGCCGTCCAAGGCAGCGGTCGTCATCATCATGACCTTCTTCCCCATGCTGGTGAACACGGTCTCGGGCCTGGCCGCCTCCGACGCCATGCAGCGCGACCTGATGCGCACCTATGCCTCCAACTACTGGCAGACGCTCCTGAAACTGCGCCTGCCCATGGCAATGCCGTTCATCTTCAACGCCCTGAAGATCAATTCCACGCTCGCGCTGATCGGCGCCATTGTTGCGGAGTTCTTCGGCACGCCGATCGTCGGCATGGGTTTCCGGATTTCCACCGAGGTCGGCCGCATGAACGTCGACATGGTCTGGGCGGAAATCGCGGTCGCCGCGCTCGCCGGCTCGCTGTTCTACGGTCTCGTCGCCCTCCTGGAACGCGCCGTCACCTTCTGGCATCCGTCGGTCAGGGGGTGA
- a CDS encoding ABC transporter permease has translation MSGTVGPVTVVVLAILAIWYIAAVALNMPFQKDMYERAGQSDVAISQMVTDTLFQERPVLPAPHQVIVEMWDTTVNKKITSKRSLVYHTGITLSSTLMGFLIGTTLGILLAIGIVHSRVLDKSLMPWIISSQTIPILAIAPMIIVVLNAVGISGLLPKAMISTYLSFFPVTVGMVKGLRSPEVMHMDLMHTYSATRIQTFWKLRLPYAVPYLFTSMKIGMAASLVGAIVGELPTGAVAGLGARLLAGSYYGQTVQIWSALLMAAFLAGSLVALIGVLEKLTLKRMGMAR, from the coding sequence ATGTCCGGTACGGTTGGTCCGGTGACTGTCGTGGTCCTGGCCATCCTGGCGATCTGGTACATAGCCGCCGTAGCGCTGAACATGCCGTTTCAGAAGGACATGTACGAACGGGCCGGCCAAAGCGACGTCGCTATCAGCCAGATGGTCACGGACACGCTCTTCCAGGAACGGCCCGTTTTGCCGGCGCCACACCAGGTGATCGTCGAGATGTGGGACACGACGGTGAACAAGAAGATCACCTCGAAGCGCTCGCTGGTCTATCACACAGGCATCACGCTCTCCTCGACGCTGATGGGTTTCCTGATCGGCACCACGCTCGGCATTCTGCTGGCGATCGGCATCGTGCATTCGCGCGTGCTCGACAAGTCGCTGATGCCCTGGATCATTTCCTCGCAGACCATCCCGATCCTGGCGATAGCGCCGATGATCATCGTGGTCCTGAACGCGGTCGGCATCTCGGGGCTGCTGCCGAAGGCGATGATCTCCACCTATCTCTCCTTCTTCCCCGTGACCGTCGGCATGGTGAAGGGGCTGAGGTCGCCCGAAGTCATGCACATGGACCTGATGCACACCTATTCGGCGACGCGGATCCAGACCTTCTGGAAGCTGCGCCTGCCCTACGCGGTGCCTTATCTCTTCACCTCCATGAAGATCGGCATGGCGGCCTCCCTGGTCGGTGCCATTGTCGGCGAACTGCCGACCGGTGCCGTGGCCGGTCTCGGCGCACGCCTGCTCGCCGGGTCCTATTACGGCCAGACGGTGCAGATCTGGTCGGCGCTGCTGATGGCGGCTTTCCTGGCCGGGTCGCTGGTCGCCCTGATCGGCGTTCTTGAAAAACTCACCCTGAAACGCATGGGGATGGCACGATGA
- a CDS encoding ABC transporter ATP-binding protein, which translates to MVETTTSASPNRVIDIENLSLTFETNDGPVHALSDIDLKIEEGDFVSFIGPSGCGKTTLLRVIADLEQPTAGSITVNGVSPEEARLNRAYGYVFQAAALYPWRTIAKNVALPLEIMGLSTAEQRERIARNMELVNLTGFEKKFPWQLSGGMQQRASIARALAVEPDLLLMDEPFGALDEIVRDHLNEQLLQLWAKTNKTVVFVTHSIPEAVFLSTKIVVLCPRPGRIYDVIESDLPRDRNLDIRETPEFLKIAHRVREGLKAGHSYED; encoded by the coding sequence ATGGTGGAAACAACAACAAGCGCCAGCCCGAACCGGGTGATCGACATCGAGAATCTCTCGCTGACGTTCGAGACCAATGACGGCCCGGTTCATGCCCTCTCCGACATCGACCTGAAGATCGAGGAAGGCGATTTCGTTTCCTTCATCGGCCCTTCCGGCTGCGGCAAGACCACGCTTCTCAGGGTCATTGCCGACCTTGAACAGCCAACTGCGGGGTCCATCACCGTCAACGGCGTCTCACCGGAGGAAGCCCGGCTCAACCGGGCCTATGGTTATGTCTTCCAGGCCGCCGCGCTCTATCCCTGGCGCACCATCGCCAAGAACGTTGCCCTGCCGCTGGAAATCATGGGGCTTTCGACCGCCGAGCAGCGGGAGCGCATTGCCCGCAACATGGAGCTGGTCAACCTGACCGGCTTTGAAAAGAAGTTCCCCTGGCAGCTTTCCGGCGGCATGCAGCAGCGCGCCTCCATTGCCCGCGCCCTTGCCGTCGAGCCGGATCTCCTGCTGATGGACGAGCCTTTCGGCGCGCTCGACGAGATCGTCCGCGACCACCTCAACGAACAGCTCTTACAGCTCTGGGCCAAGACCAACAAGACCGTGGTCTTCGTCACCCACTCGATCCCGGAGGCCGTGTTCCTGTCGACCAAGATCGTCGTGCTGTGCCCGCGCCCGGGCCGGATCTACGACGTCATCGAAAGCGACCTGCCGCGCGACCGCAATCTCGACATCCGCGAGACCCCGGAATTCCTGAAAATCGCCCACCGGGTGCGAGAAGGGCTCAAGGCAGGGCATTCCTATGAGGATTGA
- the hydA gene encoding dihydropyrimidinase, which produces MASKVIKGGTVVTADLSYEADVKIEGGKIVEIGPNLSGDETLDATGCYIMPGGIDPHTHLEMPFMGTFSSDNFDSGTRAALAGGTTMVVDFALPSPGQSLLEALQMWDNKSTMAHCDYSFHMAITWWGEQVFNDMQEVVQKKGINTFKHFMAYKGALMVNDDEMFASFSRCAELGALPLVHAENGDVVATLQQKLLAEGNNGPEAHAYSRPPEVEGEATNRAIMIADMAGVPVYIVHTSSEQAHEAIRRARQNGIRAYGEPLIQHLTLDDSEYRHADWDHAARRVMSPPFRDKKHQDSLWAGLASGSLQVVATDHCAFTTDQKRTGVGDFTKIPNGTGGLEDRMPMLWTYGVGTGRLTPNEFVAVTSTNIAKILNVYPKKGAVLVGADADLVVWDPTREKTISASNQQSAIDYNVFEGKKVKGLPRYTLTRGRVAVEDGTVNHSQGHGEFVAREPFQAVNKALSTWKEVTAPRKVERTGIPASGV; this is translated from the coding sequence ATGGCCAGCAAAGTGATCAAGGGCGGCACCGTGGTGACCGCGGACCTCAGCTACGAAGCCGACGTGAAGATCGAGGGCGGCAAGATCGTCGAGATCGGCCCCAATCTCTCCGGCGATGAAACCCTGGACGCGACCGGCTGCTACATCATGCCGGGCGGCATCGACCCGCATACGCACCTGGAAATGCCTTTCATGGGCACGTTCTCGTCGGACAACTTCGACAGTGGCACCCGCGCGGCGCTGGCCGGCGGCACCACCATGGTGGTCGACTTCGCCCTGCCCTCGCCCGGCCAGTCGCTGCTGGAAGCGCTGCAGATGTGGGACAACAAGTCGACGATGGCCCATTGCGACTATTCCTTCCACATGGCGATCACCTGGTGGGGCGAGCAGGTCTTCAACGACATGCAGGAAGTGGTCCAGAAGAAGGGCATCAACACCTTCAAGCACTTCATGGCCTACAAGGGCGCGCTGATGGTGAATGACGACGAGATGTTCGCGTCCTTCTCCCGCTGCGCCGAGCTCGGCGCCCTGCCGCTGGTCCATGCGGAAAACGGCGATGTCGTCGCAACGCTGCAGCAGAAGCTGCTGGCCGAAGGCAACAACGGGCCCGAAGCCCACGCTTATTCGCGCCCGCCGGAAGTCGAGGGCGAAGCCACCAACCGCGCCATCATGATCGCCGACATGGCCGGCGTGCCGGTCTATATCGTGCACACCTCGTCGGAACAGGCCCATGAAGCCATCCGCCGGGCCCGCCAGAACGGCATCCGCGCCTATGGCGAGCCGCTGATCCAGCACCTGACGCTCGATGACAGCGAATACCGGCATGCCGACTGGGACCACGCCGCGCGCCGGGTGATGTCGCCGCCCTTCCGCGACAAGAAGCACCAGGACAGCTTGTGGGCGGGTCTTGCCTCGGGTTCCCTGCAGGTGGTCGCCACGGATCACTGCGCCTTCACCACGGATCAGAAGCGCACCGGCGTCGGTGACTTCACCAAGATCCCGAACGGTACAGGGGGCCTGGAAGACCGCATGCCGATGCTGTGGACCTACGGCGTCGGCACCGGCCGTTTGACCCCGAACGAGTTTGTCGCGGTGACGTCCACAAACATCGCCAAGATCCTGAACGTCTATCCGAAAAAGGGTGCCGTCCTGGTCGGCGCAGACGCGGATCTGGTGGTCTGGGACCCGACCAGGGAAAAGACGATCTCCGCCTCGAACCAGCAGTCGGCGATCGACTACAACGTCTTCGAAGGCAAGAAGGTCAAGGGTCTGCCGCGCTACACCCTCACCCGTGGCCGCGTCGCGGTCGAGGACGGCACGGTCAACCACAGCCAAGGCCACGGCGAATTCGTCGCCCGCGAACCGTTCCAGGCCGTCAACAAGGCGCTCAGCACCTGGAAGGAAGTGACCGCGCCGCGCAAGGTCGAGCGCACCGGCATCCCGGCCAGCGGGGTCTGA